In the Rhodospirillaceae bacterium genome, one interval contains:
- a CDS encoding ABC transporter substrate-binding protein — protein MFAPLASAQTLIVGTAFLGPNRGHAYQGITMPAIMPLNAIYDTLTVVEEDGSIGPSLAVSWHSEDAITWTFKLREGVTFSNGKPFTSDAIVRSVGHMRSPEAGLWTISTMLYQVASARAVDDLTVEIELNERDALFPLHAAVWRIPEPEAWETLPSTEYEANPVGTGAFQVEAWTDSRVNMVAFNESWRAPKLDGLVFVEIPDQTARLQAILSDAVDFVVGLGPDDAPFLEAEGGRLALRHMTTTVFLGFLTVNGGPIVDPRVRLALNYAIDREAMITAFLQGEAEPLAQLAYPGAFGYDPNLPPYGYDPERAKALLAEAGYPDGLDLVATVASRVANDLLYFQQVALDLAKIGVNMELRGKPPFQNMQDLFFGNTTGEVISMTVRGADPLMAYRHRVCQGILPDRSPYHCDEALLPVLAEARNQVSAEAALPFYRQVMAHERENPPGIILWQGIDFDGLSSRVTGYAPVQDVMNFEDFDLLP, from the coding sequence ATGTTCGCCCCTTTAGCCTCGGCACAGACCCTAATAGTCGGCACGGCTTTCCTTGGTCCCAACCGGGGTCATGCCTATCAGGGCATCACCATGCCAGCCATCATGCCGTTGAATGCGATCTATGACACGCTGACAGTGGTGGAAGAAGATGGGTCTATCGGCCCCAGTTTGGCGGTGTCGTGGCACAGTGAAGACGCGATCACCTGGACGTTTAAGCTGCGCGAGGGTGTTACCTTTTCCAACGGCAAGCCGTTCACCTCCGATGCCATTGTCCGCTCTGTCGGCCATATGCGCAGCCCAGAGGCGGGGCTGTGGACCATCAGTACAATGTTGTATCAAGTGGCCAGCGCGCGCGCTGTCGATGACCTGACGGTCGAGATCGAACTGAATGAACGTGATGCGCTGTTCCCCTTACATGCTGCGGTCTGGCGCATTCCAGAACCGGAGGCGTGGGAAACCCTGCCAAGCACCGAATACGAGGCAAATCCTGTTGGGACGGGTGCTTTTCAGGTGGAAGCTTGGACGGACTCTCGGGTCAACATGGTTGCGTTCAATGAGTCCTGGCGGGCTCCAAAGTTGGACGGATTGGTTTTTGTGGAAATCCCAGATCAAACGGCCAGGCTTCAAGCCATTCTTTCTGATGCTGTGGATTTTGTTGTGGGTTTGGGCCCCGATGATGCCCCCTTTCTGGAAGCGGAAGGTGGGCGGCTTGCGCTACGCCATATGACCACGACCGTGTTTCTAGGTTTTCTAACCGTCAACGGCGGGCCGATTGTGGACCCGAGGGTCCGGCTTGCCCTCAATTATGCGATCGACCGCGAAGCGATGATCACTGCATTCTTGCAGGGAGAGGCAGAGCCTCTGGCCCAATTGGCCTATCCCGGTGCCTTTGGGTATGATCCCAACTTGCCGCCCTATGGGTATGATCCGGAACGCGCAAAGGCCCTGCTGGCGGAAGCGGGATACCCAGATGGTCTCGATTTGGTCGCGACTGTGGCCTCGCGCGTTGCCAATGATCTTCTGTATTTCCAGCAGGTGGCCTTAGACCTTGCTAAGATCGGCGTGAACATGGAATTACGGGGCAAGCCGCCGTTTCAGAATATGCAGGATCTGTTTTTTGGCAACACAACCGGCGAGGTCATCAGCATGACCGTGCGGGGCGCCGATCCTCTCATGGCCTATCGCCACCGGGTCTGTCAGGGCATCTTGCCGGACCGTAGTCCCTACCATTGCGATGAAGCATTGCTGCCCGTGTTGGCTGAGGCACGGAACCAGGTCTCTGCCGAGGCCGCGTTGCCGTTTTATCGCCAGGTGATGGCCCACGAGCGGGAAAATCCGCCGGGCATTATTCTCTGGCAAGGGATAGATTTTGACGGCCTGTCATCCCGTGTTACCGGCTATGCGCCGGTACAGGACGTGATGAACTTTGAAGACTTTGATTTGCTGCCGTAA
- a CDS encoding amidohydrolase family protein yields MRRRQRHLISVFCGLTALVGAAPASAQSLFLENVTVIDGTGAAPQPGQTVVVADGRIVSIRAASLPASSSADRIDGSGKFLIPGLMDVHIHVPGSPVTSSSGEVTRLEDRQAGVSALHSFLYSGVTTVYDAGNQADYIMGLRGDERSGKLLSPRIFASGSTVTFPGSWGAGPNAVLIDSWPNGQAGLDRNFARQPDLQKITYESFGAGANPWVPTFSDDLVAEIIKYASSKGVRTTIHISDEAHARIALAAGVDTFAHPVAIGRMSESFVPMMADSGTIVVSTLAVFDNIARLVDDPGFLDAPLFQAVYTAAQIEELRTQARPRYASIGWGSWFKTTLTYAMENVKRLHDAGVIIALGTDRPIGPLTQRELELIVEAGISPLEAITIGTLNAAKYLGRETDLGSLEPGKLADMVLLEADPSEDIRNTQRIAAVYKGGVKIDRSDLQIPANSK; encoded by the coding sequence ATGAGACGAAGACAACGACATCTGATTTCAGTTTTCTGCGGTCTGACAGCCCTTGTGGGCGCAGCGCCAGCCTCAGCTCAATCCCTGTTCCTTGAGAACGTCACAGTCATCGACGGCACAGGCGCAGCCCCTCAACCCGGCCAGACCGTTGTCGTTGCGGATGGACGTATCGTGTCCATCCGTGCGGCTTCGTTGCCGGCATCCAGCTCTGCGGATCGCATAGACGGGAGCGGGAAATTCCTCATTCCCGGCTTAATGGATGTGCATATTCATGTGCCGGGAAGTCCGGTGACATCAAGCTCAGGTGAGGTGACTCGGCTCGAAGACCGCCAGGCCGGTGTTTCAGCGTTGCACAGTTTTCTCTACAGCGGCGTGACCACTGTTTATGACGCTGGAAATCAAGCGGACTACATCATGGGTCTTCGTGGAGACGAGCGTTCGGGCAAACTGCTCAGTCCTCGGATTTTCGCCTCTGGTAGCACGGTGACGTTCCCCGGCAGTTGGGGCGCTGGACCAAACGCTGTGCTGATCGACAGTTGGCCGAACGGTCAGGCGGGACTAGACCGCAACTTTGCGCGGCAGCCGGATCTTCAGAAAATCACTTACGAAAGTTTTGGTGCGGGTGCCAACCCCTGGGTACCAACGTTTTCAGACGACCTCGTGGCGGAGATTATCAAGTACGCCTCATCAAAGGGGGTACGCACGACCATTCATATTTCAGATGAAGCTCATGCCCGTATCGCACTGGCAGCTGGGGTTGATACCTTTGCACATCCCGTCGCCATAGGACGCATGTCCGAGAGCTTTGTCCCGATGATGGCCGACAGTGGCACAATCGTGGTGTCCACCCTGGCCGTGTTTGATAACATCGCCCGGCTTGTCGACGACCCGGGTTTCTTAGACGCACCTTTGTTTCAGGCGGTTTACACAGCCGCACAGATTGAGGAGCTCCGAACCCAAGCGCGTCCACGCTACGCCTCGATTGGCTGGGGAAGCTGGTTTAAAACGACGCTGACCTACGCGATGGAAAACGTGAAGCGATTGCATGACGCAGGCGTGATCATTGCGCTCGGCACAGATCGCCCGATTGGCCCGCTGACCCAGCGCGAGTTAGAACTGATCGTCGAGGCTGGAATTTCGCCCCTTGAGGCCATCACAATCGGCACGCTTAACGCGGCCAAGTATCTCGGGCGCGAGACTGATCTCGGCAGCTTGGAACCGGGCAAACTGGCCGATATGGTGCTGCTGGAGGCTGACCCCAGTGAAGACATACGCAACACACAACGTATCGCTGCCGTTTACAAAGGCGGTGTTAAAATAGACCGGTCAGATTTGCAGATTCCGGCTAACAGTAAGTAG
- a CDS encoding tannase/feruloyl esterase family alpha/beta hydrolase produces MRQLFSIFLAMVLGVTALPAVAQPSAQSSDSCAALRAQDFTSIPDAATAITGTAIIPAAADLPEYCQVQGTIAPSINFELRLPTQTWNEKFLMQGCGGLCGIINMVAADDALARNYAVINQNMGHVSQPFVATWAYNNLPGEIDFGFRSTHITAVAAKVLVEAYYGKAPAYSYFKGCSTGGRQAMVQAQRFPWDFDGIIAGAPVLNEIGDGMLHLVWSGRANLDQNNTPILTPDKLPLIRDAVMAACDANDGVVDNVLQDPRTCTWKPTDLQCEGSDATNCLTPAEVGAVERIYAGAHNSEGERIFAGGMSKGSEYEWSPAFVAQDRALPAILNRNGMIGQFARYLAFWQDGDGPGSDPLTFDWDRDPPRLMLTETLYNAQNPDLRKFRDAGNKLVLYHGWDDLEIPPALSVDYYETASKTMGGYEATQEFFRLFMIPGMAHCRRGPGADAFDSLTALEQWVEQGSAPDALTSYHLKTPQAYNGLPRIRYPLADDAYDWSRPVYPYPASAVYSGEGDWKKPESWVATDNANSGKD; encoded by the coding sequence ATGAGACAGCTTTTCAGCATCTTTTTGGCGATGGTCTTGGGTGTCACCGCGCTACCGGCTGTTGCTCAACCTAGTGCCCAATCTTCTGACTCCTGCGCTGCCTTGCGCGCACAGGATTTTACCAGCATCCCTGATGCCGCCACCGCGATCACGGGCACCGCGATCATTCCCGCTGCTGCGGATTTGCCCGAATACTGTCAGGTGCAGGGCACCATTGCCCCGTCGATCAATTTTGAACTGCGTCTGCCCACGCAAACCTGGAACGAGAAATTTCTCATGCAAGGCTGCGGCGGCCTATGCGGCATCATCAACATGGTAGCCGCCGACGATGCCCTGGCTCGCAACTATGCGGTCATCAATCAAAATATGGGCCATGTCAGTCAGCCCTTTGTGGCCACCTGGGCCTACAACAACCTGCCCGGCGAGATCGACTTTGGCTTTCGCTCCACTCACATCACGGCGGTGGCCGCCAAAGTGCTGGTCGAAGCTTATTACGGCAAAGCGCCCGCGTATTCCTACTTCAAAGGCTGCTCTACCGGCGGACGCCAGGCCATGGTGCAGGCGCAACGCTTTCCCTGGGACTTCGATGGCATCATCGCGGGTGCCCCGGTGCTCAATGAAATCGGCGATGGCATGTTGCATCTGGTGTGGTCGGGCCGCGCCAACTTAGATCAAAACAATACGCCCATTCTCACGCCCGATAAGTTGCCGCTGATCCGCGATGCGGTCATGGCCGCCTGCGATGCCAACGATGGTGTGGTCGACAACGTGTTGCAAGATCCGCGCACCTGCACCTGGAAACCGACTGATTTGCAATGTGAGGGATCAGACGCAACCAACTGCCTCACGCCTGCGGAAGTCGGCGCGGTCGAACGCATTTATGCGGGCGCGCACAATTCAGAAGGCGAGCGCATTTTTGCCGGCGGCATGTCCAAAGGCTCCGAGTATGAGTGGTCGCCGGCCTTTGTGGCGCAAGACCGCGCCCTGCCGGCTATTCTGAATCGCAATGGCATGATCGGGCAGTTCGCGCGCTATCTGGCCTTCTGGCAGGATGGAGACGGACCGGGATCGGACCCCCTGACCTTCGATTGGGATCGCGATCCGCCGCGTCTGATGCTGACGGAAACGCTCTACAACGCGCAAAACCCCGACCTGCGCAAGTTCCGCGATGCGGGCAACAAGCTGGTGCTCTATCACGGCTGGGATGACCTTGAGATTCCGCCCGCCTTATCGGTGGATTATTATGAGACGGCGAGTAAAACGATGGGAGGATACGAGGCGACCCAGGAATTCTTCCGCCTGTTCATGATTCCCGGCATGGCCCATTGCCGACGCGGCCCTGGGGCCGATGCCTTTGATAGCCTCACGGCGCTTGAGCAGTGGGTTGAGCAGGGCAGCGCGCCTGATGCCTTAACGTCCTATCATTTGAAAACGCCGCAGGCGTATAATGGTCTGCCGCGCATCAGATATCCTTTGGCCGATGACGCTTACGACTGGTCCCGCCCCGTGTATCCGTACCCCGCCTCAGCGGTGTATTCGGGCGAGGGCGACTGGAAAAAGCCAGAGAGTTGGGTGGCGACGGACAACGCAAACTCAGGTAAGGACTAA
- a CDS encoding class I SAM-dependent methyltransferase, which translates to MPPSLTESFVSLFPPGRRFIRAFRGLQLAVKQLQKEARSNPCSSDVDADTVDQNTDVSELITAREIQRAAAAHLPLQVGELFVREGSVEVAGIMIAPDGLTQNMAFFINGQKCDDVTYPIADQRTEERFALTGHHGAAFRARITKDLETLERADFFRIDASPTGTYVPSRWRHAIWFMNPDKEAFPMPPVANIQRVVGDDSVSRFGMGGATIFHNISNFLRESDRDWKDFPNILDWGCGAGRLTRYLMAGTESDVYGLDIDEDNVNWCSKNLSGAYFIHAPLKPPTSLPDGLFNLVVGTSVVTHLTEEMQFAWLQELHRVTRPGALLFLSVTGQAQIGHLGLSTAIYQKAQKAGFLDLSVDHALDGYIEDSNYYRSTWHSRPYIIEKWGQYFDVLAILDGIAALQDFVVLRRRD; encoded by the coding sequence TTGCCTCCATCTTTGACTGAGTCTTTTGTATCTCTGTTTCCGCCCGGCCGCCGGTTTATTCGAGCGTTCCGAGGCTTGCAATTGGCTGTTAAGCAATTGCAGAAGGAGGCCAGATCGAATCCATGCTCAAGCGATGTTGACGCCGATACTGTTGACCAAAACACAGATGTATCAGAGCTGATTACAGCGCGTGAGATTCAACGCGCCGCCGCGGCACACTTACCTTTACAAGTGGGAGAGTTGTTTGTTCGAGAAGGCAGCGTAGAAGTGGCTGGCATCATGATTGCGCCAGATGGTCTGACGCAAAACATGGCCTTCTTCATCAACGGCCAAAAATGCGATGATGTCACATACCCAATCGCTGACCAGCGCACCGAGGAGCGGTTTGCCCTTACCGGACACCACGGCGCGGCCTTTCGCGCTCGAATAACGAAGGATCTTGAAACGCTTGAGCGGGCAGACTTCTTTCGAATTGACGCATCACCGACCGGGACATACGTCCCCTCACGTTGGCGTCATGCCATTTGGTTCATGAATCCTGACAAAGAAGCTTTCCCTATGCCGCCGGTGGCTAACATACAGCGTGTTGTCGGTGACGATAGCGTGTCCCGCTTCGGCATGGGCGGTGCCACGATTTTTCATAATATCAGCAATTTTCTGCGGGAGAGTGATCGCGATTGGAAAGACTTCCCAAATATTCTCGACTGGGGGTGTGGGGCTGGTCGTCTCACGAGATATCTCATGGCCGGAACGGAGTCTGATGTCTACGGATTAGATATCGATGAAGACAATGTGAATTGGTGCAGTAAAAATTTATCTGGCGCATACTTTATTCATGCGCCCCTCAAGCCCCCAACATCATTGCCAGACGGCTTATTTAATCTTGTGGTGGGCACTTCTGTCGTCACGCACTTGACGGAAGAGATGCAGTTCGCATGGCTTCAAGAATTGCACCGGGTTACACGCCCTGGGGCTTTGCTTTTTCTGTCTGTGACCGGGCAGGCACAAATCGGACATCTTGGCCTATCAACTGCGATTTACCAGAAAGCCCAGAAAGCTGGCTTTCTTGATCTGTCTGTAGATCACGCGCTTGATGGATACATTGAGGATTCCAATTACTACCGGAGCACGTGGCATTCGAGACCGTATATTATCGAAAAATGGGGGCAGTATTTTGATGTTCTCGCCATACTAGATGGCATTGCCGCATTGCAGGACTTCGTTGTTCTCCGCCGTCGAGACTGA
- a CDS encoding NAD(P)H-dependent oxidoreductase yields MGQRIAILQGHPDPAGGHLCHALAAAYADGAKAAGHHVKIIDVATLEFPLLRTQEDYKTGTTPVGLVEAQGQILDAEHLVIIYPLWLGTLPAILKGFLEQVLRPSLAASSPGEQPSYSEFSRLMKGTSCRVIITMGMPALAYRFFFFAHSLKNLERNILKFVGVKPIRTSLFGMVDTASAEKRQLWLAAMKMLGKRAG; encoded by the coding sequence ATGGGACAACGAATCGCCATTCTTCAAGGACACCCGGACCCCGCCGGCGGGCACCTGTGCCATGCGCTGGCGGCGGCTTATGCGGACGGGGCAAAAGCGGCGGGGCATCATGTCAAGATCATTGATGTGGCCACGCTCGAGTTTCCCCTGCTGCGGACCCAGGAGGATTATAAGACCGGCACAACGCCGGTCGGATTGGTGGAGGCCCAAGGGCAAATTCTCGATGCCGAGCATTTGGTGATTATTTATCCGTTATGGCTTGGCACACTGCCCGCCATCCTCAAAGGCTTTCTGGAACAAGTGCTGCGGCCCAGCCTCGCCGCCAGCTCACCCGGCGAGCAACCAAGCTACAGCGAATTCAGCCGGCTGATGAAAGGCACCAGTTGCCGTGTGATCATCACCATGGGCATGCCCGCTCTCGCGTACCGGTTTTTCTTTTTTGCCCACAGCTTGAAAAACCTGGAACGCAACATTCTGAAATTCGTCGGGGTCAAACCCATTCGCACCAGCCTGTTCGGCATGGTGGACACCGCCAGCGCCGAAAAGCGGCAGCTATGGTTAGCAGCGATGAAGATGTTGGGAAAACGAGCCGGTTAG
- a CDS encoding serine hydrolase domain-containing protein, protein MRRFLMAGLSATFAFASFHAGAEPDPRPANMTPEQIQEKIDWVNDAENNKNFEFWRRFRDQPDAGAFRQPQDWYNPMILVAGGNTQPYFPRASAEDAPTISAAALETATEWAMARETQAFIIYHKGKIVHEAYMDGVHDTLPISSHSWVKTLHGIVAGFAVADGDIESLDDPVEKYIEEWKGDPRGKITVRQTLENTTGLTSDLGAPDQPWSAGTQFVEGQDVNAVVLSLPLSDEPGTVFRHNNPNTQLAGMIIHRATGQNFAAYLSEKLWRPMGGQWGALRLDKVYGNVITYCCYLSAPADWMRIAHLLKEDGKLPDGTQLLPEGWVDQMLEGSEANPNYGFKIWIDNEFKADRPYDPMYPLEFANKHSEPFATDDMFYLDGGGKVRVWISRKHDLIILRNGYPPPQGMGFDEPFLPNTIIRGIL, encoded by the coding sequence ATGCGTAGATTTCTCATGGCTGGTCTTAGCGCAACGTTCGCGTTTGCTTCATTTCATGCCGGTGCTGAGCCTGACCCTCGTCCTGCGAATATGACGCCGGAGCAAATCCAGGAGAAAATCGACTGGGTCAATGATGCTGAGAACAATAAGAACTTCGAATTCTGGCGCCGCTTTCGTGACCAGCCCGATGCCGGGGCCTTCCGCCAACCTCAGGACTGGTACAATCCCATGATCTTGGTGGCCGGGGGCAACACGCAGCCGTACTTCCCGCGTGCCAGCGCAGAGGATGCGCCGACGATTTCCGCCGCGGCGCTAGAGACCGCGACTGAGTGGGCCATGGCGCGCGAGACACAAGCCTTTATCATCTATCATAAGGGCAAGATTGTGCATGAAGCTTACATGGACGGCGTCCATGATACCTTGCCCATTAGCTCTCACTCCTGGGTAAAAACGCTGCACGGCATTGTCGCGGGATTTGCTGTCGCGGATGGCGATATTGAAAGCCTGGATGATCCGGTCGAAAAGTACATTGAGGAATGGAAGGGCGATCCGCGCGGTAAGATCACTGTGCGTCAAACCCTGGAGAACACCACCGGTCTGACCAGCGACCTTGGCGCGCCCGATCAGCCATGGTCAGCCGGCACGCAGTTTGTCGAGGGTCAGGACGTCAATGCTGTCGTCTTGTCTTTGCCCTTGTCCGATGAGCCCGGCACGGTGTTTCGGCATAATAATCCCAACACGCAATTGGCAGGCATGATCATTCATCGCGCCACTGGCCAGAACTTCGCCGCGTACCTGAGCGAGAAACTGTGGCGGCCCATGGGCGGGCAATGGGGCGCGCTGCGCTTGGATAAGGTCTATGGCAACGTCATCACGTACTGTTGCTACCTTTCTGCACCAGCGGATTGGATGCGCATTGCTCATCTCCTGAAAGAAGATGGCAAGCTTCCCGATGGCACACAGTTATTGCCCGAAGGCTGGGTCGACCAGATGCTGGAAGGCTCAGAGGCCAACCCCAACTACGGTTTCAAGATTTGGATCGACAACGAGTTCAAAGCCGACCGGCCCTACGACCCAATGTATCCGCTGGAATTCGCCAATAAGCACTCCGAACCCTTTGCCACCGATGACATGTTTTATCTGGATGGCGGCGGCAAGGTGCGCGTCTGGATCAGCCGTAAGCATGACCTGATTATTCTGCGCAACGGTTATCCGCCGCCGCAGGGCATGGGCTTCGACGAGCCCTTCCTGCCCAACACCATCATCCGCGGTATTTTGTAG
- a CDS encoding DUF1838 family protein — MPTRRTALLGFGAASLAAPGLAVPALKKAAFAAAGTYDLSDPVDAVEAYARMRGNLDGTPGMWWYRGNMFAKRPDDVAERVLKIEGFSFNRLARRADGTFDQIMAEAGFFIDPERDEIVDSWVNPLNGRTCEPGHYKSSQTIVVGPDGVSGSEAAAVPVQFTGTVEAQSHSGRVWTTENMVTKLPNPRSEAEDPLAYSGPVITLTSLASFTGQLADLNNEEMAFMPATLHFQNLSPWLPWMKMGQDPGLTTWQLLGTKVRSPDDMPDRLSRRLEADYPGWLDDPGV; from the coding sequence ATGCCCACACGACGCACCGCTCTCTTGGGATTTGGGGCCGCGAGCTTAGCCGCACCGGGCCTGGCGGTACCCGCTCTTAAAAAAGCTGCATTTGCCGCTGCTGGCACATACGATCTGTCTGACCCTGTTGATGCGGTCGAGGCTTACGCCCGGATGCGCGGCAATCTGGATGGGACCCCCGGGATGTGGTGGTATCGCGGCAACATGTTCGCCAAACGCCCCGATGACGTGGCCGAGCGTGTCTTAAAGATCGAAGGCTTTAGCTTCAATCGTCTGGCCCGCCGCGCTGATGGCACGTTCGATCAAATCATGGCCGAAGCGGGATTCTTTATTGACCCTGAGCGCGATGAAATCGTCGACAGTTGGGTGAACCCACTCAATGGCCGCACCTGTGAACCGGGGCATTACAAATCCAGCCAGACCATCGTTGTCGGCCCCGATGGCGTGTCCGGTTCCGAGGCGGCTGCCGTGCCGGTGCAGTTTACCGGCACGGTGGAAGCGCAGAGCCACAGCGGTCGCGTCTGGACCACGGAAAACATGGTCACCAAGCTGCCCAATCCGCGCAGCGAAGCGGAAGACCCGCTGGCCTATTCCGGCCCAGTGATCACCTTGACCTCGCTGGCCTCGTTCACCGGTCAACTGGCGGATTTGAACAATGAAGAGATGGCTTTTATGCCCGCCACACTGCACTTTCAAAACCTCTCGCCGTGGTTGCCGTGGATGAAGATGGGGCAAGACCCAGGGCTGACAACCTGGCAACTTCTGGGCACCAAAGTGCGTTCTCCTGACGATATGCCCGACCGCTTAAGTCGACGCTTAGAAGCTGACTATCCGGGGTGGCTCGACGATCCTGGCGTCTAA